In Geothermobacter hydrogeniphilus, a single window of DNA contains:
- a CDS encoding LysR family transcriptional regulator ArgP translates to MLDYRLLAALAAVVETGRFDLAARQLLITQSAVSQRIKQLEERLGQVLLIRDNPPRPTPAGRRLLTHFRQVRLLENELPASLLAEDTEATTSLPIGINADSLATWFWKAVRPLLDEHELLFDLRVADQDVTERLLRQGEVVGCISATSKPPQGCRAGYLGTMVYRLCAAPSFHQRWFPTGLTLSAAARAPVAIYNRQDALHRRLLERSCGRAPRRWQAHYIPSQEAYNTLIVDGYAYGCIPEQQCRPLLDNGALVDLAPHAPEPVRLYWHSWNLRSSLLRELEQTLQRGAKILLLQEEHPEG, encoded by the coding sequence GCTGATCACCCAGTCGGCCGTCTCGCAACGCATCAAACAGCTTGAGGAGCGCCTCGGACAGGTGCTGTTGATTCGCGACAATCCCCCTCGTCCGACCCCTGCCGGACGCCGGTTGCTGACGCATTTTCGCCAGGTGCGCCTGCTTGAAAACGAGTTGCCCGCCTCCCTGCTCGCAGAGGACACCGAGGCAACGACCAGCCTGCCGATCGGCATCAACGCCGATTCTCTGGCAACCTGGTTCTGGAAAGCGGTACGGCCTCTGCTGGACGAGCATGAACTGTTGTTCGATCTGCGTGTCGCGGACCAGGACGTCACCGAACGGTTGCTGCGCCAGGGAGAAGTGGTCGGCTGCATCAGCGCCACCTCCAAACCACCCCAGGGCTGCCGGGCCGGTTATCTCGGCACCATGGTCTACCGGCTCTGTGCCGCGCCATCCTTTCACCAACGCTGGTTTCCGACAGGGTTGACCCTGTCAGCAGCGGCACGCGCCCCCGTGGCCATCTACAACCGACAGGACGCGCTGCACCGTCGGCTGCTGGAACGCAGCTGCGGCCGCGCCCCGCGCCGCTGGCAGGCCCATTACATTCCCTCGCAGGAAGCTTATAACACCTTGATTGTGGATGGATACGCCTACGGTTGCATCCCCGAACAACAGTGCCGCCCGTTGCTCGACAACGGTGCGCTGGTCGATCTGGCGCCCCACGCCCCCGAACCGGTGCGGCTCTACTGGCACAGCTGGAATCTCAGATCCTCGCTGCTGCGGGAACTCGAACAGACCTTGCAACGCGGAGCCAAAATACTGTTGCTGCAGGAAGAACATCCTGAGGGTTGA
- a CDS encoding type 1 glutamine amidotransferase domain-containing protein: protein MNKTVLMVVTSHDELAPGKPTGLWLEEFAIPWQLFREAGLKVSIASPLGGNVPIDPRSIEDEDKVVAWREAENVLLQTASLDELQLHKFDAIFLPGGHGAMFDLPENPVLKALLHSQIEAGRIVAAVCHGPAALVEVSLSDGRPLVAGRTLTAFTDAEERAVGLEDAVPFLLEAELRAKGADFVAGELWASHVEVDDKLVTGQNPASSAATAEAVIRLLRD, encoded by the coding sequence CTGAATAAAACCGTTCTGATGGTTGTCACCAGTCACGATGAACTCGCCCCCGGTAAACCGACCGGGCTCTGGCTGGAGGAATTCGCCATCCCCTGGCAGCTTTTTCGCGAGGCCGGCCTGAAAGTCTCCATTGCCAGTCCGCTGGGCGGCAACGTGCCGATTGACCCCCGCAGCATCGAGGACGAGGACAAGGTCGTCGCCTGGCGGGAGGCTGAGAATGTTCTGCTGCAGACCGCTTCCCTGGATGAGCTGCAACTGCACAAGTTTGATGCCATCTTTCTGCCCGGGGGGCATGGTGCCATGTTCGACCTGCCGGAGAATCCGGTGCTCAAGGCCCTGCTGCACAGTCAGATCGAGGCCGGGCGCATTGTTGCCGCCGTCTGTCACGGACCGGCCGCGCTGGTCGAGGTCAGCCTCAGTGACGGCAGGCCGTTGGTCGCCGGACGGACCCTGACCGCCTTTACCGATGCCGAAGAGCGGGCGGTCGGACTCGAGGATGCGGTACCCTTCCTGCTGGAAGCCGAATTGCGCGCCAAGGGAGCCGATTTTGTCGCCGGTGAACTCTGGGCGAGCCATGTCGAGGTCGACGACAAGCTGGTGACCGGTCAGAATCCGGCGTCCAGTGCGGCGACGGCCGAAGCGGTGATCCGCCTGCTGCGGGACTGA